Proteins found in one Abyssibius alkaniclasticus genomic segment:
- the coaBC gene encoding bifunctional phosphopantothenoylcysteine decarboxylase/phosphopantothenate--cysteine ligase CoaBC has protein sequence MMQGKSILLIIGGGIAAYKSLLLIRLLREAGVKVRPVLTKAGAEFVTPLSVSALAGEKLNEALFDLNDEAEMGHIQLSRAADLVVVAPATADLLAKMAHGIANDLASTLLLATDKPVLIAPAMNVRMWLHPATQRNLAQLAADGIQRIGPDEGDMACGEFGPGRLAEPAEIFSAIAALLGNGPLKGKRILVTSGPTHEPIDPVRYIANRSSGAQGTAIAAALAALGAQVEFITGPASVPPPLGVNVVKVETAAEMLAAVENAAKIGLDAAICAAAVADWRMAEQTSSKIKKTESGALPALQFTENPDILKTIANWGKNRPRLVVGFAAETDDVVRNASEKRLRKGCDWIVANDVRPETGIMGGDENAVTLITAAGAETWPRAAKAEVARRLAARIADALGGQA, from the coding sequence ATGATGCAGGGTAAATCCATTTTGCTGATTATCGGCGGCGGGATTGCGGCCTATAAATCTCTGCTGCTCATCCGCTTGCTGCGTGAGGCGGGGGTGAAAGTGCGGCCCGTGCTGACCAAGGCAGGCGCCGAGTTCGTGACCCCGCTTTCGGTGTCTGCTCTGGCTGGTGAAAAGCTGAACGAGGCGCTGTTCGATCTGAATGACGAGGCGGAGATGGGCCATATCCAGCTTTCGCGCGCCGCCGATCTGGTGGTTGTGGCCCCCGCAACGGCGGATTTGCTGGCCAAAATGGCGCATGGCATTGCCAATGATCTGGCCAGCACCCTGCTTTTGGCCACCGATAAACCGGTGCTGATTGCCCCCGCCATGAATGTGCGCATGTGGCTGCACCCGGCCACGCAGCGCAATCTGGCGCAACTGGCCGCCGATGGCATTCAACGTATCGGCCCGGATGAAGGCGATATGGCCTGTGGCGAGTTTGGCCCCGGTCGCCTTGCCGAGCCTGCCGAGATTTTCTCTGCCATCGCCGCGCTGCTGGGCAACGGGCCGCTGAAGGGCAAACGCATTCTTGTCACCTCCGGCCCCACACATGAGCCGATTGACCCGGTGCGCTATATCGCCAACCGCTCATCCGGTGCGCAGGGCACGGCGATTGCGGCGGCACTTGCGGCTTTGGGCGCGCAGGTCGAGTTCATCACCGGCCCGGCCAGCGTGCCGCCGCCTTTGGGGGTGAATGTGGTGAAGGTTGAAACCGCGGCCGAGATGCTGGCAGCGGTGGAAAATGCCGCGAAAATAGGGCTTGATGCCGCCATTTGCGCGGCGGCGGTGGCCGATTGGCGCATGGCGGAGCAGACCAGCAGCAAGATCAAGAAAACCGAAAGCGGCGCACTGCCCGCGCTGCAATTCACCGAAAACCCCGACATTCTGAAAACCATCGCAAACTGGGGCAAAAACCGCCCGCGCCTTGTGGTGGGCTTTGCGGCGGAAACCGATGATGTGGTCAGAAATGCCAGCGAAAAGCGCCTTCGCAAGGGCTGTGACTGGATCGTCGCCAATGATGTGCGCCCCGAAACCGGCATCATGGGCGGCGATGAGAATGCGGTGACGCTGATCACTGCGGCAGGTGCCGAAACCTGGCCGCGCGCCGCAAAGGCCGAAGTGGCCAGGCGACTTGCCGCGCGCATTGCCGATGCCTTGGGGGGGCAGGCATGA
- a CDS encoding YifB family Mg chelatase-like AAA ATPase: MQAISYTVAFHGVEPRLVEVQVAVSPGLPAFAIVGLPDKAVSEARERVRATISALGLALPAKRITVNLAPADLPKEGSHFDLPIALTLLAAMEALPIDQIGEVLSLGELSLDGRLVAVAGALPAALAAAENNCTLICPADCGAEAAWVEAARVLAPESVLAIINHFAGRAVMNDASPGEVRAPDRQRDMADVRGQERAKRALEIAAAGRHNLLMVGPPGAGKSMMAARLPGLLPPLSAAEALETSMIHSVAGLLDAGGISRTRPYRAPHHSASMPAIVGGGRGAKPGEISLAHNGVLFLDELPEFPRPVLETLRQPLETGDVMVARANAHVRYPCAFMLVAAANPCRCGWMSDPAQACSRAPKCGDDYMGRISGPLLDRFDLRIDVPATAISDLQKLQPGEPSAAIAARVTAARDLQRSRYASKGITTNAQVEGDHLIAVAAPDAAALALLGQVASRFSLSARAYHRILRVARTIADLAGAESVGKAHIAEAVAYRIGQG; the protein is encoded by the coding sequence ATGCAGGCGATCAGTTATACAGTGGCGTTTCACGGGGTGGAGCCGCGCCTTGTGGAGGTGCAGGTTGCGGTCTCGCCCGGCCTGCCGGCCTTTGCAATTGTCGGCCTGCCCGACAAGGCGGTGAGCGAGGCGCGCGAGCGGGTGCGCGCCACGATATCAGCACTTGGCCTTGCCCTGCCCGCCAAGCGCATTACCGTCAATCTTGCACCTGCCGACCTGCCCAAGGAAGGTTCGCATTTCGATCTGCCCATCGCGCTGACCCTGCTGGCCGCGATGGAGGCATTGCCGATTGACCAGATCGGCGAGGTTCTGTCCTTGGGCGAGCTATCGCTCGACGGGCGGTTGGTGGCGGTTGCGGGTGCCTTGCCCGCAGCACTTGCGGCGGCCGAGAATAATTGCACGCTGATCTGCCCGGCGGATTGTGGCGCCGAGGCGGCATGGGTTGAAGCGGCGCGCGTGCTGGCGCCTGAAAGCGTGCTGGCCATCATCAACCATTTCGCCGGACGCGCGGTGATGAACGATGCCAGCCCCGGCGAGGTGCGCGCGCCTGACAGGCAGCGCGACATGGCCGATGTGCGCGGGCAGGAGCGCGCCAAGCGCGCGCTGGAAATTGCCGCCGCCGGGCGGCACAATCTGTTAATGGTTGGCCCGCCGGGGGCGGGCAAGTCGATGATGGCGGCGCGCCTGCCGGGCCTTCTGCCGCCGCTCAGCGCCGCCGAGGCGCTGGAAACCTCGATGATCCATTCGGTGGCCGGGCTGCTCGATGCGGGCGGCATTTCGCGCACGCGCCCCTACCGTGCCCCGCATCATTCGGCCAGTATGCCGGCGATTGTGGGTGGCGGGCGTGGCGCCAAGCCGGGCGAGATCAGCCTTGCGCATAATGGTGTGCTATTTCTGGACGAGCTGCCCGAATTTCCGCGCCCCGTGCTGGAAACCCTGCGCCAGCCGCTGGAAACCGGCGATGTCATGGTTGCGCGCGCCAATGCGCATGTGCGCTACCCTTGCGCCTTCATGCTGGTTGCTGCCGCCAACCCCTGCCGTTGCGGCTGGATGAGCGACCCGGCACAAGCCTGCAGCCGCGCCCCCAAATGCGGCGATGACTATATGGGCCGAATTTCCGGCCCGCTGCTCGACCGGTTCGATCTGCGCATAGATGTGCCCGCCACGGCGATCAGCGATTTGCAAAAGCTGCAACCGGGCGAGCCGAGTGCCGCCATTGCCGCGCGCGTAACCGCCGCGCGTGATCTGCAGCGCAGCCGCTACGCCAGCAAGGGGATAACCACAAATGCACAGGTTGAAGGCGACCATCTGATCGCGGTTGCCGCCCCCGATGCGGCGGCTTTGGCCTTGCTCGGGCAGGTGGCCAGCCGGTTCAGCCTGTCGGCCCGCGCCTATCATCGTATTTTGCGCGTGGCGCGCACGATTGCCGATCTGGCGGGCGCGGAGTCTGTGGGCAAGGCGCATATCGCCGAGGCGGTGGCTTATCGAATTGGGCAAGGTTAG
- a CDS encoding ribbon-helix-helix domain-containing protein, with the protein MADARPVKHSLTLKGHRTSVSLEDPFWRAFRQIAAENGQTITELANEIDSQRIGTCGLATAIRLYVLNWYQRRANQD; encoded by the coding sequence ATGGCTGATGCGCGCCCCGTCAAACATTCGCTCACCCTCAAAGGCCACCGCACCTCGGTCTCGCTGGAAGACCCGTTCTGGCGCGCCTTTCGCCAGATTGCCGCCGAAAACGGCCAGACCATTACCGAGCTTGCCAATGAAATCGACAGCCAGCGCATCGGCACATGCGGGCTGGCCACCGCCATCCGCCTTTATGTGCTGAACTGGTATCAACGCCGCGCCAATCAAGACTGA
- the fumC gene encoding class II fumarate hydratase — MTATRTETDSFGPLDVPADKYWGAQTQRSIINFPIGWERQPVAIIRALGVIKKACALVNVAQGDMDAALGQTIAAAATEVIEGKFDDNFPLVVWQTGSGTQSNMNANEVISNRAIEMLGGVMGSKKPVHPNDHCNMGQSSNDTFPTAMHVAIGMMARDTLLPGLNKLHGALVAKSDEFKDIIKIGRTHTQDATPLTLGQEFGGYAHQVAKGIERVKACLPDIYELAQGGTAVGTGLNTKKGWDTRVAAEIATITGLPFVTAPNKFEALAAHDAMVMFSGALKTVAASLFKIANDMRLLGSGPRSGLGELILPENEPGSSIMPGKVNPTQAEALTMVCAQVMGNDAAVGFAGSQGHFELNVYNPMMSYNVLQSMQLLGDAAASFTDHMVVGTQANVKRIDALMKESLMLVTALAPTIGYDNATKVAKTAHKNGTTLREEAIALGFVDGETFDAVVRPEDMIGPK; from the coding sequence ATGACTGCAACGCGCACCGAAACCGACAGCTTTGGCCCGCTTGACGTGCCCGCCGATAAATATTGGGGCGCGCAAACCCAGCGCAGCATCATCAACTTCCCGATCGGCTGGGAGCGTCAGCCGGTGGCCATCATCCGCGCGCTTGGCGTGATCAAGAAAGCCTGTGCGCTGGTCAATGTGGCGCAGGGCGATATGGATGCGGCGCTTGGCCAAACCATCGCCGCCGCCGCAACCGAGGTGATCGAAGGCAAGTTTGACGATAATTTCCCGCTGGTCGTGTGGCAAACCGGCTCGGGCACGCAATCCAACATGAACGCCAATGAGGTCATCTCGAACCGGGCGATTGAAATGCTCGGCGGGGTCATGGGCTCCAAAAAGCCTGTGCATCCGAATGACCATTGCAATATGGGCCAGTCCTCGAACGACACATTCCCCACCGCCATGCATGTCGCCATTGGCATGATGGCGCGTGATACATTGCTGCCGGGCCTGAACAAGCTGCACGGCGCGCTGGTGGCGAAGTCCGATGAATTCAAAGACATCATCAAAATCGGCCGCACCCATACGCAAGACGCAACCCCGCTCACGCTTGGGCAGGAATTTGGCGGCTATGCGCATCAGGTGGCCAAGGGCATTGAACGGGTAAAGGCCTGTCTGCCCGATATATACGAACTTGCCCAGGGCGGCACCGCGGTTGGCACGGGCCTCAACACCAAAAAGGGATGGGATACGCGCGTGGCGGCCGAAATCGCCACCATCACCGGCCTGCCCTTTGTGACCGCACCCAACAAGTTTGAAGCCCTCGCTGCCCATGATGCAATGGTCATGTTCTCCGGCGCGCTGAAAACCGTGGCCGCCAGCCTGTTCAAAATCGCCAATGACATGCGCCTGCTCGGCTCCGGCCCGCGCTCCGGCCTTGGTGAGCTGATCCTGCCGGAAAACGAACCCGGCTCCTCGATCATGCCCGGCAAGGTCAACCCCACGCAGGCCGAGGCGCTGACAATGGTTTGCGCCCAGGTCATGGGCAACGACGCTGCCGTGGGTTTTGCAGGCTCGCAGGGCCATTTCGAACTCAACGTCTATAACCCGATGATGAGCTATAACGTGCTGCAATCCATGCAATTGCTGGGCGACGCGGCCGCCAGCTTCACCGATCATATGGTGGTTGGAACGCAGGCCAATGTGAAGCGGATCGATGCGTTGATGAAAGAAAGCCTGATGCTGGTGACAGCACTTGCCCCCACAATCGGCTATGACAACGCCACGAAAGTCGCCAAAACCGCGCATAAGAACGGCACGACCTTGCGCGAAGAGGCGATTGCCCTTGGCTTTGTCGATGGTGAAACCTTCGATGCCGTCGTGCGCCCCGAAGACATGATCGGGCCGAAGTGA
- a CDS encoding DUF4169 family protein, with protein MNGKPINLKRARKSAARAEAARKGDENAARHGQTKPARDLHAARAAKAARDHDGHKRDG; from the coding sequence GTGAACGGCAAGCCGATCAACCTGAAGCGCGCGCGCAAATCCGCCGCGCGCGCCGAAGCGGCCCGCAAGGGCGATGAGAATGCCGCACGCCACGGCCAAACCAAGCCCGCGCGCGACCTGCACGCCGCCCGCGCCGCCAAGGCAGCGCGCGACCATGACGGGCATAAGCGCGATGGCTGA
- the dut gene encoding dUTP diphosphatase: MSILHIARAAWADAMLPLPAYETAGAAGMDLRADLMGENLTLPPLGRALVPTGLHFEIAPGHEVQIRPRSGLALKLGLTILNAPGTIDSDYRGEVGVIMVNLSDTPVTIAHGERIAQAVLAQVLRAKIVETDRLSPTARGFGGFGSTGV; this comes from the coding sequence ATGAGCATCTTGCACATTGCCCGCGCCGCATGGGCCGATGCCATGCTACCCCTGCCCGCCTATGAAACCGCCGGGGCTGCGGGCATGGATTTGCGCGCCGACCTTATGGGCGAAAACCTGACCCTGCCGCCGCTGGGTCGTGCGCTGGTGCCCACCGGGCTTCATTTTGAAATTGCGCCGGGCCATGAGGTTCAAATCCGCCCGCGCTCGGGCCTTGCGCTCAAACTCGGGCTGACCATTCTGAACGCGCCGGGCACGATTGACAGCGATTATCGCGGCGAAGTCGGGGTGATCATGGTGAACCTGTCGGATACGCCCGTGACCATCGCACATGGCGAACGTATCGCCCAAGCCGTGCTGGCGCAGGTTTTGCGCGCCAAAATTGTTGAAACCGATCGCCTGAGCCCGACCGCGCGCGGCTTCGGCGGCTTTGGCTCGACCGGAGTGTGA
- a CDS encoding histidine phosphatase family protein, translating into MSLRLWLVRHGPTHAKAPVGWRDLPADLSDGAAIARLRAALPEAAPLISSDLGRAVTTGDTLVSGARLAHDAALREINFGRWDGVPHDALPAVDAPLARRFWEQPGDIAPPEGESWNMMAARVAGAVDRLCASNTGDLVIVAHFGALLSIIQRAAAMPPAAAFSFTLAPLSLSRVDYLAPGKWRVERVNHCP; encoded by the coding sequence ATGAGCCTGCGGCTCTGGCTGGTGCGCCACGGGCCGACCCATGCCAAAGCGCCGGTTGGCTGGCGCGACCTGCCCGCCGATCTGAGCGACGGGGCCGCCATTGCGCGGTTGCGCGCCGCCCTGCCCGAAGCAGCGCCGCTCATTTCATCCGACCTTGGCCGCGCGGTCACGACCGGCGATACACTCGTCAGCGGCGCGCGCCTTGCGCATGATGCCGCGCTGCGCGAGATCAATTTCGGGCGCTGGGACGGTGTGCCGCATGATGCGCTGCCCGCCGTAGACGCCCCGCTGGCGCGCCGGTTCTGGGAGCAGCCCGGCGACATTGCCCCGCCCGAGGGCGAAAGCTGGAACATGATGGCGGCGCGGGTGGCCGGCGCTGTCGACAGGCTTTGCGCAAGCAATACCGGCGATCTGGTCATCGTGGCGCATTTCGGCGCGCTGCTCTCGATCATCCAGCGCGCTGCCGCCATGCCGCCCGCCGCGGCGTTTTCCTTTACGCTTGCACCCCTGTCGCTGAGCCGGGTCGATTATCTGGCGCCGGGCAAATGGCGCGTCGAGCGGGTTAATCACTGCCCGTAA
- the cobU gene encoding bifunctional adenosylcobinamide kinase/adenosylcobinamide-phosphate guanylyltransferase yields the protein MSGKFPKISLILGGASSGKSAFAEQHVLKSGRKPVYMATCTADDAEMQARIRRHRERRDGRWRELEVPLELANALGWIAADEIVLVDCMTLWLSNLMEAERDIDEALALFLRQMQACAQPIVLVSNELGMGLVPETSLGRRFRDQQGKINQSLAKAADVVTFVAAGLPLTLKGKLP from the coding sequence GTGTCGGGAAAATTTCCAAAAATTTCGCTCATCCTGGGTGGGGCGAGTTCGGGGAAATCGGCTTTTGCCGAACAGCATGTGCTGAAATCGGGCCGCAAGCCGGTTTATATGGCCACCTGCACCGCCGATGATGCTGAAATGCAGGCCCGTATCCGCCGCCACCGCGAGCGCCGCGATGGCCGCTGGCGCGAGCTGGAAGTGCCGCTGGAACTGGCCAATGCGCTGGGCTGGATCGCGGCGGACGAAATAGTTCTGGTCGATTGCATGACCCTGTGGCTGAGCAACCTGATGGAGGCCGAGCGCGATATCGACGAGGCGCTGGCGTTGTTTTTGCGGCAGATGCAGGCCTGCGCGCAGCCGATCGTGCTGGTCAGCAACGAGCTTGGCATGGGGCTGGTGCCGGAAACCTCGCTTGGCCGCCGCTTTCGCGACCAGCAGGGCAAGATCAACCAAAGCCTTGCCAAAGCCGCCGATGTGGTGACCTTTGTGGCCGCTGGCCTGCCGCTCACGCTCAAGGGCAAGCTGCCATGA
- the cysK gene encoding cysteine synthase A, with protein sequence MPMPPRQTTYNDITETIGGTPLVRLSRLAKDAGASAEILAKLEFFNPIASVKDRIGVSMIDALEASGTLKAGGVLVEPTSGNTGIALAFVGAARGYRVILTMPESMSLERRKMLALLGAELVLTPADKGVKGAIAKAEEIAAATPGAIIPQQFENPANPEIHIRTTAEEIWADTGGKVDVFISGVGTGGTITGVGSVLKARNPAVKIVAVEPEDSPVLSGGEPGPHKIQGIGAGFVPAILRRELIDEVLTIGNETALETARRVAALEGIPVGISSGAALAAALEIAERPDMAGARIVVIIPSFAERYLSSALFDGIG encoded by the coding sequence ATGCCCATGCCCCCCCGCCAAACCACCTATAATGACATTACCGAAACCATTGGCGGCACCCCGCTTGTGCGCCTGTCGCGGCTTGCCAAAGACGCAGGCGCCAGTGCGGAGATTCTGGCGAAGCTGGAATTCTTCAACCCCATCGCCTCGGTCAAGGACCGGATCGGTGTTTCGATGATTGATGCGTTGGAAGCCTCGGGCACGCTCAAAGCTGGCGGTGTGCTGGTCGAGCCTACCTCGGGCAATACCGGCATTGCGCTGGCCTTTGTGGGGGCGGCGCGCGGCTATCGCGTTATTCTGACCATGCCGGAAAGCATGTCGCTTGAGCGCCGCAAGATGCTGGCGCTATTAGGGGCCGAACTGGTGCTGACCCCGGCTGACAAGGGCGTGAAGGGCGCCATCGCAAAGGCCGAGGAGATTGCCGCCGCCACCCCCGGTGCGATCATCCCGCAGCAGTTTGAAAACCCCGCCAACCCCGAAATCCACATCCGCACCACGGCCGAGGAGATCTGGGCCGATACCGGTGGCAAGGTCGATGTGTTCATTTCCGGCGTGGGCACAGGCGGCACGATTACCGGCGTTGGTTCGGTGCTGAAGGCGCGCAACCCGGCGGTCAAAATCGTGGCGGTAGAGCCCGAAGACAGCCCGGTTCTTTCGGGCGGCGAGCCGGGGCCGCATAAAATTCAGGGCATCGGCGCCGGGTTTGTGCCCGCGATTCTGCGCCGCGAGCTGATCGACGAGGTGCTGACCATCGGCAATGAAACCGCGCTGGAAACCGCGCGCCGCGTGGCGGCCCTGGAGGGTATTCCGGTGGGCATATCTTCGGGTGCGGCGCTTGCCGCCGCGCTTGAAATTGCCGAACGCCCCGATATGGCGGGCGCGCGCATAGTTGTGATCATCCCCAGTTTTGCCGAACGTTACCTGTCTTCGGCGCTGTTTGACGGGATCGGCTGA
- a CDS encoding RrF2 family transcriptional regulator, with translation MTRKTLLAIEAVLDVAYNARPNPVQSRDITARQGIPQRYLEQVLQHLVRKGVLKGVRGPRGGYTLARERRKVTLGDVVRVISQMDADEDASIGGAELGTQIIGPIWEKHQNELLSRLDKISMEDLCNQARAAGIGRTDDETIDFTI, from the coding sequence ATGACCCGCAAAACCCTGCTGGCCATCGAGGCGGTTCTGGATGTGGCCTATAACGCCCGCCCCAACCCCGTGCAATCGCGCGATATCACCGCACGTCAGGGTATTCCACAGCGTTATCTGGAGCAGGTTTTGCAGCATCTGGTGCGCAAGGGCGTGCTGAAAGGCGTGCGCGGCCCGCGCGGCGGCTATACGCTGGCGCGCGAACGCCGCAAGGTGACCCTGGGTGATGTGGTGCGGGTGATCAGCCAGATGGATGCCGATGAAGATGCCAGCATCGGCGGGGCCGAGCTTGGCACGCAAATCATTGGCCCGATCTGGGAAAAGCACCAGAACGAGTTGCTATCCAGGCTGGATAAGATCAGCATGGAAGACCTGTGCAACCAGGCCCGTGCCGCAGGCATTGGCCGCACAGATGATGAAACCATTGATTTCACGATCTGA
- a CDS encoding glutathione S-transferase: MTHELAIGDRTYSSWSLRGWLAFAGFNIPLTTRKARMYSPEFAALLADFAPARLVPAARINGTVVWDTLAIAETLAELYPEKHLWPAAPTARAHARAIVAEMHSGFVALRSACTMNLRHSYAGFTPKAEVLADVARVEQLWESCAAHDESGGGWLFGHYSLADVFYAPVATRIATYNLPVGPRAQTYVAKSLAFPAFRRWRAMGLAEGFVQPGYDLDLPSSPWPGPTPLAARAVEGKAAINTLCPYSGKPVAANALLEIDGQVIGFCNPFCRDKTLHDPEAWPETMALLTGR; this comes from the coding sequence ATGACACATGAACTTGCCATTGGCGACAGAACCTATTCAAGCTGGTCGCTGCGCGGCTGGCTGGCCTTTGCCGGTTTTAACATTCCGCTCACCACCCGCAAGGCGCGCATGTATTCGCCCGAATTTGCCGCCCTTCTGGCCGATTTCGCCCCCGCACGGTTGGTGCCTGCCGCGCGTATCAACGGCACGGTGGTGTGGGACACTCTGGCGATTGCCGAAACCCTGGCCGAGCTTTACCCCGAAAAACATCTTTGGCCTGCTGCCCCGACCGCGCGCGCCCATGCCCGCGCCATTGTCGCCGAAATGCATTCGGGCTTTGTTGCCCTGCGCAGCGCCTGCACGATGAACCTGCGCCATAGCTATGCGGGCTTTACGCCCAAAGCCGAGGTGCTTGCCGATGTGGCGCGGGTTGAACAGCTTTGGGAAAGCTGCGCGGCGCATGATGAAAGCGGCGGCGGCTGGCTCTTTGGCCACTATTCGCTGGCCGATGTGTTCTATGCGCCGGTTGCGACGCGCATCGCAACCTATAACCTGCCCGTTGGGCCGCGCGCGCAAACCTATGTCGCAAAAAGCCTGGCGTTTCCGGCCTTTCGCCGCTGGCGCGCGATGGGTCTGGCCGAGGGCTTTGTGCAGCCGGGCTATGACCTTGACCTGCCCAGCAGCCCCTGGCCCGGCCCGACCCCGCTTGCCGCGCGGGCTGTTGAAGGCAAGGCGGCGATTAACACGCTATGCCCCTATTCCGGCAAGCCCGTGGCGGCAAATGCGCTGTTGGAGATTGACGGGCAGGTCATCGGCTTTTGCAACCCCTTCTGCCGCGACAAGACCCTGCACGACCCCGAAGCCTGGCCCGAAACGATGGCGCTTCTCACCGGGCGTTAA
- a CDS encoding class I SAM-dependent methyltransferase encodes MQQPVTRNKHLGLFTAQLLRRPWRIVALAPSSRALGDQMAAEIDLGGAVVELGAGTGKITESILAAGVDEGDLVLLEMNAAFCKLLRQRFPRATVLDWNAQRVGEVELANVRSVVSGLPLLSMPVAVQNNIVGGAFKLMQPGGAYVQFTYGPKPPVATPVREALGLTWEKRDKIWMNLPPARSYVFRKPA; translated from the coding sequence ATGCAGCAGCCGGTAACACGTAACAAACATTTAGGCTTGTTCACAGCGCAACTTCTGCGCCGCCCGTGGCGCATCGTGGCGCTGGCCCCGTCATCGCGCGCGCTTGGTGACCAGATGGCCGCCGAGATCGACCTTGGCGGCGCGGTTGTCGAGCTTGGTGCAGGCACGGGTAAAATCACCGAATCCATTCTTGCGGCAGGGGTTGATGAAGGCGATCTTGTGCTTTTGGAAATGAACGCGGCGTTCTGCAAATTGCTGCGCCAGCGTTTCCCGCGCGCCACAGTGCTGGACTGGAACGCCCAGCGCGTGGGCGAGGTTGAGCTTGCCAATGTGCGCAGCGTGGTTTCCGGCCTGCCGCTTCTGTCCATGCCCGTGGCTGTGCAAAACAACATTGTCGGCGGCGCGTTCAAGCTGATGCAGCCGGGCGGCGCCTATGTGCAATTCACCTATGGCCCCAAACCCCCTGTTGCCACCCCCGTGCGCGAGGCTTTGGGCCTGACCTGGGAAAAGCGCGACAAGATCTGGATGAACCTGCCGCCCGCGCGCTCTTACGTATTTCGCAAACCGGCCTAG
- a CDS encoding SspB family protein, giving the protein MSDGINYGKLMHQAMQGLLRTLLSDVAENGLPGNHHFYITFDTTHKGVDMAPHLFDRHPETMTIVIQGWYDNLAVMSDRFTVTLNIDDPRGRGVAEPMVIPFAAIQTFVDPSVEFGLRFDAHDSDDDDDSDDEVAPQDDDDETTDSPQKGHDAEVVSLDKFRKH; this is encoded by the coding sequence ATGAGCGACGGAATCAATTATGGCAAGCTGATGCATCAGGCGATGCAGGGTTTGCTGCGCACGCTCCTTTCCGATGTGGCCGAGAACGGCCTGCCGGGGAACCACCATTTCTACATTACATTCGACACCACCCATAAAGGCGTGGATATGGCGCCGCATCTGTTCGACCGGCACCCCGAAACCATGACCATTGTCATTCAGGGCTGGTATGACAATCTTGCCGTCATGTCCGACCGTTTTACCGTGACGCTGAATATCGACGATCCGCGCGGGCGCGGCGTGGCTGAACCAATGGTCATTCCCTTCGCCGCCATCCAGACATTTGTTGACCCATCGGTCGAGTTCGGGCTGCGCTTTGATGCCCATGACAGCGACGATGACGATGACTCCGATGACGAGGTCGCGCCGCAGGATGACGATGACGAGACCACCGACAGCCCGCAAAAGGGCCATGACGCCGAGGTTGTAAGCCTTGACAAGTTCCGCAAGCATTAG
- a CDS encoding cupin domain-containing protein: MTLEHIHNITRSTAPSTDQIAGEKLLSGGGATQLWNAFSDASGQFHVGHWASDACKMRVNYTENELCVLLSGRAALTDEAGNRQEFGPQQPFVIEAGFTGTWESLEPVVKIYAIFEPNP; encoded by the coding sequence ATGACGCTTGAACACATTCACAACATTACCCGCAGCACAGCGCCCAGCACCGATCAGATCGCGGGTGAAAAGCTGCTATCCGGTGGCGGGGCGACTCAGCTTTGGAACGCGTTTTCCGATGCGAGCGGGCAATTTCATGTCGGTCACTGGGCGTCTGATGCCTGCAAAATGCGGGTGAATTACACCGAAAACGAGCTATGCGTGCTGCTCAGCGGGCGCGCGGCACTCACCGATGAAGCCGGGAATCGCCAGGAATTTGGCCCCCAGCAGCCCTTTGTCATCGAGGCCGGGTTCACCGGCACATGGGAATCGCTTGAACCGGTTGTCAAGATCTATGCAATTTTTGAACCGAACCCCTGA